Proteins encoded in a region of the Klebsiella sp. RIT-PI-d genome:
- the metB gene encoding cystathionine gamma-synthase: MTRKQATIAVRSGLNNDEQYGCVVPPIHLSSTYNFTGFNEPREHDYSRRGNPTRDVVQRALAELEGGAGAVLTNTGMSAIHLVTTVFLRPGDLLIAPHDCYGGSYRLFDSLAKRGCYRVLFVDQNDEAALQAALAQQPKLVLIESPSNPLLRVVDIAKICQLANRAGAFTVVDNTFLSPALQNPLALGADMVLHSCTKYLNGHSDVVAGVVIAKAPELVTELAWWANNIGVTGGAFDSYLLLRGLRTLSPRMEVAQRNAQGIVEYLKTQPLVKKLYHPSLPENQGHEIAARQQKGFGAMLSFELDGDEQTLRRFLSGLSLFTLAESLGGVESLISHAATMTHAGMAPEARAAAGISETLLRISTGIEDGEDLIADLENGFRIASKG, encoded by the coding sequence ATGACGCGTAAACAGGCCACCATCGCAGTGCGTAGCGGGTTAAATAATGACGAACAGTACGGCTGCGTTGTTCCCCCGATCCATCTCTCCAGCACCTATAACTTTACCGGTTTTAATGAGCCTCGCGAGCATGACTACTCTCGCCGTGGTAACCCGACGCGTGATGTCGTACAGCGCGCGCTGGCGGAGCTGGAAGGGGGCGCGGGTGCGGTGCTGACCAATACCGGCATGTCAGCGATTCATCTGGTCACGACGGTATTTCTTCGGCCTGGCGATCTACTGATCGCACCGCACGATTGTTATGGCGGCAGCTATCGTCTGTTCGACAGTCTGGCAAAACGAGGGTGCTACCGGGTTCTGTTTGTCGATCAGAACGATGAGGCCGCGTTACAGGCGGCGCTGGCCCAGCAGCCGAAACTGGTATTAATCGAAAGTCCAAGTAATCCATTGTTACGCGTCGTGGATATTGCGAAAATCTGTCAGCTTGCCAACCGGGCGGGCGCATTTACCGTGGTGGATAACACCTTCCTGAGCCCGGCGCTGCAAAATCCGCTGGCGCTGGGGGCCGATATGGTGTTGCATTCATGTACTAAATATCTGAACGGCCATTCGGATGTGGTCGCCGGCGTGGTTATTGCTAAAGCGCCTGAGCTTGTCACCGAACTGGCATGGTGGGCGAATAATATCGGCGTAACCGGAGGCGCATTTGACAGTTATCTGCTGCTGCGCGGCCTGCGTACGCTGTCGCCGCGTATGGAAGTGGCCCAGCGCAATGCGCAGGGCATTGTTGAGTACCTGAAGACACAGCCGCTGGTGAAAAAACTTTATCACCCGTCGCTGCCGGAAAATCAGGGGCATGAGATTGCCGCTCGTCAGCAAAAAGGATTTGGCGCGATGCTGAGTTTTGAACTGGATGGCGATGAGCAAACATTGCGTCGCTTCTTAAGCGGGCTGTCACTGTTTACGCTGGCGGAATCTTTAGGTGGGGTTGAAAGTTTAATTTCCCACGCCGCCACCATGACGCACGCGGGTATGGCACCGGAAGCACGTGCCGCCGCCGGGATCTCCGAGACGCTACTGCGTATCTCAACCGGTATTGAAGATGGTGAAGATTTAATTGCCGATCTGGAAAATGGCTTCCGGATCGCATCGAAGGGGTAA
- the rpmE gene encoding 50S ribosomal protein L31, whose amino-acid sequence MKKDIHPNYVEITANCSCGNVIKTRSTVGHDLNLDVCSKCHPFYTGKQRDVATGGRVDRFNKRFSLPTSK is encoded by the coding sequence ATGAAAAAAGATATTCACCCGAATTACGTAGAAATTACTGCAAACTGCTCTTGCGGTAATGTGATCAAAACCCGCTCTACCGTGGGTCACGACCTGAACCTGGACGTGTGCAGCAAATGCCACCCGTTCTATACTGGCAAGCAGCGTGATGTTGCTACCGGTGGCCGTGTTGACCGCTTTAACAAGCGTTTCAGCCTGCCGACCAGCAAGTAA
- the metJ gene encoding met regulon transcriptional regulator MetJ, protein MAEWSGEYISPYAEHGKKSEQVKKITVSIPLKVLKILTDERTRRQVNNLRHATNSELLCEAFLHAFTGQPLPNDADLRKERSDEIPEDAKVIMRELGIDPETWEY, encoded by the coding sequence ATGGCTGAATGGAGCGGCGAATATATCAGCCCATACGCTGAGCACGGTAAGAAGAGTGAGCAAGTCAAAAAGATCACGGTTTCCATTCCTCTGAAGGTGTTAAAAATCCTCACCGATGAACGCACGCGTCGTCAGGTGAACAACCTGCGTCATGCCACAAACAGCGAACTGCTTTGCGAAGCATTTCTGCATGCGTTTACCGGCCAACCTTTGCCCAATGATGCCGATCTGCGTAAAGAGCGTAGCGACGAAATCCCGGAAGATGCGAAAGTGATTATGCGCGAACTGGGCATTGACCCGGAGACATGGGAATACTGA
- the priA gene encoding primosomal protein N': MPVAHVALPVPLPRTFDYLLPAAMSVKAGCRVRVPFGKQQARIGIVVSVSDNSELPLNELKAVVEVLDTDPVFSPSVWRLLLWAVDYYHHPVGDVLFHALPILLRQGKPASAAPLWYWFATEQGQAIDINSLKRSPKQQQALSALRQGKIWRHQVSELEFSDTILQALRAKGLSELGSEAPSLSDWRTDYAVTGERLRLNTEQATAVGAIHSASDSFSAWLLAGVTGSGKTEVYLSVLENVLAQGKQALVMVPEIGLTPQTIARFRERFTAPVEVLHSALNDSERLSVWLKAKNGEAAIVIGTRSSLFTPFKNLGVIVIDEEHDSSYKQQEGWRYHARDLAVYRAHSEQIPIILGSATPALETLHNVRQKKYRQLQLTRRAGNARPATQHVLDLKGQQLQAGLSPALIARMRQHLQADNQVILFLNRRGFAPALLCHDCGWIAECPRCDHYYTLHQAQHHLRCHHCDSQRPIPRQCPSCGSTHLVPVGMGTEQLEQALTPLFAGVPISRIDRDTTSRKGALEHYLAEVHRGGARILIGTQMLAKGHHFPDVTLVSLLDVDGALFSADFRSAERFAQLYTQVSGRAGRAGKQGEVILQTHHPEHPLLQTLLHQGYDAFAQQALAERQAMQLPPWTSHVLIRAEDHNNQQAPVFLQQLRNLLQASPLADDKLWILGPVPALAPKRGGRYRWQILLQHPSRVRLQHVVSGTLALINTLPESRRVKWVLDVDPIEG; this comes from the coding sequence ATGCCCGTTGCTCACGTCGCACTGCCGGTTCCGTTGCCCCGCACTTTTGACTATCTGCTACCCGCAGCGATGTCGGTGAAAGCGGGCTGTCGCGTGCGGGTGCCGTTTGGTAAGCAACAGGCGCGCATCGGCATTGTGGTTTCCGTCAGCGACAACAGCGAACTGCCGCTTAACGAATTAAAAGCCGTTGTCGAGGTGCTGGACACGGACCCGGTCTTTTCGCCCTCCGTCTGGCGCTTACTGCTGTGGGCGGTTGATTATTATCATCATCCTGTCGGCGACGTGCTTTTTCACGCGCTGCCCATTCTCCTGCGCCAGGGTAAACCGGCCAGCGCCGCGCCGCTGTGGTACTGGTTTGCGACCGAGCAGGGTCAAGCTATTGATATTAATAGCCTGAAGCGCTCGCCCAAACAGCAGCAGGCACTGTCTGCACTCCGCCAGGGAAAAATCTGGCGGCATCAGGTTAGCGAGCTGGAATTTAGCGACACCATTCTACAGGCGCTGCGGGCAAAAGGACTCAGCGAGCTGGGCAGTGAAGCGCCCTCCCTGAGCGACTGGCGTACCGACTACGCGGTCACGGGCGAGCGTCTGCGGCTGAATACCGAACAGGCCACCGCCGTTGGCGCAATCCATAGTGCCTCAGACAGTTTTTCCGCGTGGCTGTTGGCAGGTGTTACCGGTTCAGGTAAAACCGAAGTCTATCTGAGCGTACTGGAAAATGTGCTGGCCCAGGGGAAGCAGGCGCTGGTTATGGTGCCAGAGATCGGCCTGACGCCGCAGACCATCGCGCGCTTTCGCGAGCGTTTTACTGCCCCGGTTGAGGTACTGCACTCCGCCCTCAATGACAGCGAACGCCTTTCCGTCTGGCTGAAAGCGAAAAACGGCGAGGCCGCTATTGTTATTGGCACCCGCTCGTCATTATTTACGCCGTTTAAAAATCTCGGCGTTATTGTGATTGATGAAGAGCACGACAGTTCCTATAAACAGCAGGAAGGCTGGCGCTATCATGCCCGCGATCTGGCGGTTTATCGGGCGCACAGCGAGCAAATCCCGATAATCCTCGGCTCGGCAACTCCGGCGCTGGAGACGCTGCATAACGTGCGGCAAAAAAAATATCGCCAGCTTCAGCTTACACGCCGCGCCGGTAATGCGCGTCCTGCGACTCAACATGTGCTCGACTTAAAGGGGCAGCAACTTCAGGCCGGGCTTTCTCCGGCGCTCATCGCCCGGATGCGTCAGCATCTTCAGGCCGATAATCAGGTGATCCTGTTTCTTAACCGTCGCGGATTTGCGCCCGCATTGCTGTGCCACGACTGCGGCTGGATTGCCGAGTGCCCGCGTTGCGATCACTATTACACTCTGCATCAGGCGCAGCACCATCTGCGCTGCCACCACTGCGATAGCCAGCGCCCTATTCCGCGCCAGTGCCCTTCCTGCGGCTCCACACATCTCGTGCCAGTCGGAATGGGCACTGAGCAGCTCGAGCAGGCATTAACACCGCTGTTCGCGGGTGTTCCTATCTCACGCATCGATCGCGATACCACCAGCCGTAAAGGCGCGCTGGAGCACTATCTTGCGGAGGTTCATCGCGGCGGTGCCCGGATACTGATTGGTACGCAAATGCTGGCAAAAGGGCACCATTTCCCCGACGTGACGCTGGTTTCGCTGTTGGATGTGGATGGCGCACTTTTCTCGGCGGATTTTCGTTCTGCAGAACGTTTTGCTCAGCTTTATACCCAGGTATCAGGTCGCGCCGGTCGCGCGGGCAAACAGGGAGAAGTTATCCTGCAAACCCATCATCCTGAGCATCCTTTATTACAAACGTTGCTGCACCAGGGCTATGACGCATTTGCGCAGCAGGCGCTGGCGGAGCGTCAGGCGATGCAGCTTCCGCCGTGGACCAGCCACGTGCTGATCCGTGCGGAGGACCACAATAATCAGCAGGCTCCTGTTTTCCTGCAGCAGCTACGTAATTTATTGCAGGCCAGCCCTCTGGCCGACGATAAGCTGTGGATCCTCGGCCCGGTACCGGCACTTGCGCCCAAACGCGGCGGGCGTTATCGCTGGCAAATTTTGCTCCAGCATCCTTCACGCGTTCGCCTGCAACATGTGGTAAGCGGGACGCTGGCGTTAATCAATACGCTGCCCGAATCTCGCCGGGTAAAATGGGTTCTTGATGTTGATCCCATTGAGGGCTAA
- a CDS encoding oligogalacturonate-specific porin KdgM family protein: MKSTYALLLIPLLSCAAHAGYVDYRHEYYDDGRNYDRVYMSHRFSTGFGVAVEAISRSDDAQSNDAWNNMESNGNEYTASYQFTWQDLVWQPGIAVETGDNIAIYKPYIRVQYNINDRWWTAFRYRQEYARRNTEGKDDRMVYRPEAWLGYNVANWMFELNGIYKIADSEDLYNNKKEDYEYNVRVAYKFGSWVPFTEIGNVSSGYNTTTTDDRQTRYRVGIGYNF; the protein is encoded by the coding sequence ATGAAGTCTACGTATGCCTTATTACTTATTCCTTTATTATCCTGCGCTGCTCATGCTGGTTACGTTGATTATCGTCATGAATATTATGATGACGGACGTAACTACGATCGTGTTTATATGTCTCACCGTTTTTCGACAGGTTTTGGCGTGGCTGTTGAAGCTATTTCACGTTCCGATGATGCACAATCTAATGATGCCTGGAACAATATGGAAAGTAACGGCAATGAGTATACGGCAAGCTATCAGTTTACCTGGCAGGACCTGGTCTGGCAGCCCGGTATTGCTGTTGAAACAGGTGATAACATTGCCATTTATAAGCCGTATATCCGCGTACAGTACAACATTAACGATCGCTGGTGGACAGCATTCCGCTATCGTCAGGAGTACGCCCGAAGAAATACTGAGGGGAAAGATGACCGTATGGTTTATCGGCCGGAAGCGTGGCTCGGCTATAATGTCGCTAACTGGATGTTTGAACTAAACGGCATTTACAAAATTGCCGATAGCGAAGATTTATATAATAACAAAAAAGAAGATTACGAATATAACGTCAGAGTCGCGTATAAATTTGGCTCCTGGGTACCCTTTACTGAAATCGGTAACGTATCTTCAGGCTATAACACCACCACCACAGACGACCGCCAGACCCGTTATCGTGTCGGTATTGGATATAATTTCTGA
- the ftsN gene encoding cell division protein FtsN, whose protein sequence is MAQRDYVRRSQPASSRRKKSTSRQKQRTLPAVSPAMVAIAAAILVAFIGGLYFITHHKKEESEALQGRQVTGNGLPPKPEERWKYIKELESRQPGIRTPTEPSAGGEVKNANQLTNEQRQLLEQMQADMRQQPTQLNEVPWNEQTPAQRQQTLQRQQQAQAQQQKQQQQQQQQSNTQPVQQPRTQPRTVEQPVQQPRQSQPSQQPYQDLIQTPAHTTSTQPKTQAAAPAAREAEAPKQTAEKTDDRRWLMQCGAFKGAEQAETIRAQLAFEGFDSHITNSNGINRVVIGPIKGKDNADGMLNRLKMAGHANCIRVAVRG, encoded by the coding sequence GTGGCACAACGAGATTATGTACGCCGCAGCCAACCGGCTTCTTCGCGGCGCAAAAAGAGCACCTCACGTCAAAAACAACGGACTCTGCCTGCTGTTTCGCCAGCCATGGTTGCTATTGCTGCCGCCATACTGGTGGCCTTTATTGGTGGACTGTACTTTATTACCCACCATAAAAAAGAAGAATCTGAAGCACTTCAGGGGCGTCAGGTAACCGGTAACGGCCTGCCACCGAAACCAGAGGAACGCTGGAAATATATTAAAGAGCTGGAGAGCCGTCAGCCCGGCATCCGCACGCCGACTGAACCGTCAGCGGGCGGAGAAGTGAAAAATGCGAATCAGCTGACGAATGAACAGCGTCAGCTGCTGGAGCAAATGCAGGCCGACATGCGCCAGCAGCCGACGCAGCTTAATGAAGTACCGTGGAATGAACAAACCCCGGCGCAACGTCAACAAACGCTCCAGCGCCAGCAGCAGGCTCAGGCTCAACAGCAAAAACAGCAGCAACAGCAGCAACAGCAGTCGAATACGCAGCCCGTTCAGCAACCGCGCACGCAACCGCGAACCGTTGAACAGCCGGTTCAGCAGCCACGCCAAAGTCAGCCGTCGCAGCAGCCGTATCAGGATTTAATCCAGACGCCAGCGCATACTACGTCGACGCAGCCTAAAACACAGGCAGCGGCACCTGCCGCGCGCGAAGCGGAAGCGCCAAAGCAAACCGCGGAGAAAACAGACGATCGCCGCTGGTTAATGCAGTGTGGTGCATTTAAAGGCGCAGAGCAGGCGGAAACCATTCGTGCACAGCTGGCGTTTGAAGGTTTTGACTCCCATATTACCAACAGCAACGGTATTAATCGGGTCGTAATTGGGCCAATTAAAGGTAAAGACAACGCGGACGGTATGCTTAATCGTTTGAAGATGGCCGGTCACGCAAACTGCATTCGCGTTGCCGTCAGGGGTTGA
- a CDS encoding MFS transporter yields MNKRKVGIINYLAYGSGDCLGAGTTALTAAWLLYFYTTFCGLTPIEATFIFAMARILDAVVSPLMGYLTDNFGGTWLGKRFGRRKFFILLGIPCVFSYSFMWMDNMSYWYYLVTYLLFDVVYTMILVPYETLVPEMTDDFRQKTKFSGARIGMAQLSAILAAFLPGILLNHFGKDNAVSFFYASLVFSVMCAVVLTLVWCFTWERERSEEELAAQAQKLTLGQSLHRLIIELSSTFRIRIFRQHLGMYLGGYIAQDVFNAVFTYYVVFVLMQSPTLASDLMGTMAILQFIAVMAMIPLCIRFGQAPSYRVVVTLFAFSSLSYAGLYYSGMSNNYSLLLLISAIAGLGRGGINYIPWNIYTYIADVDEVITGQRREGIFAGIMTLTRKASQAGAVMLVGILMQLSGFVSGQSTQVPGVSHTILMILSLGTVGVLLIGFLISLKFRLNLKTHSVLQEETLKMREAGRLTPEAITPEARQTVEMLAGMPYEKLWGNNSIGYLNQRKALQRQSMSPL; encoded by the coding sequence ATGAATAAGCGTAAAGTGGGTATTATAAATTATCTGGCGTACGGCTCAGGCGATTGCCTTGGCGCAGGTACGACGGCATTAACAGCTGCATGGTTACTTTATTTTTATACGACGTTTTGTGGATTAACGCCGATTGAAGCCACATTTATTTTTGCTATGGCGAGGATACTGGATGCGGTGGTGAGTCCGTTAATGGGTTATCTGACGGACAACTTTGGCGGTACGTGGTTGGGCAAGCGCTTCGGTCGTCGTAAATTCTTTATTTTACTGGGAATTCCCTGCGTCTTTTCTTATAGCTTCATGTGGATGGATAACATGAGCTACTGGTATTACCTGGTCACCTATTTGCTGTTTGACGTAGTCTACACCATGATCCTCGTGCCTTATGAAACGCTGGTGCCGGAGATGACCGATGATTTCAGACAAAAAACCAAATTCTCCGGTGCGCGTATTGGCATGGCACAACTGTCCGCGATCCTCGCCGCATTCCTGCCGGGTATCCTGTTGAACCATTTCGGTAAAGACAATGCCGTTTCCTTCTTCTATGCCAGCCTGGTGTTTTCTGTTATGTGTGCCGTGGTGCTAACCCTGGTGTGGTGCTTTACCTGGGAGCGTGAACGGAGTGAGGAAGAGCTGGCGGCACAGGCGCAAAAACTGACGCTTGGTCAAAGCCTGCACCGTCTGATTATTGAGCTGAGTTCTACGTTCCGCATTCGTATTTTCCGCCAGCACCTTGGCATGTACCTTGGCGGATATATCGCCCAGGACGTCTTCAACGCCGTATTTACTTATTACGTGGTGTTTGTGCTGATGCAAAGCCCGACCCTCGCATCCGATCTGATGGGGACAATGGCTATCCTGCAATTTATTGCGGTGATGGCAATGATCCCCCTGTGCATTCGCTTCGGGCAGGCACCGTCATACCGGGTTGTCGTTACGCTCTTCGCATTCAGCTCGTTGTCTTATGCCGGGCTGTATTACAGCGGGATGAGCAATAACTATTCTCTGCTGCTGCTTATTTCTGCCATCGCCGGTCTGGGCCGCGGTGGCATCAACTATATTCCGTGGAATATCTATACCTACATCGCCGATGTGGATGAAGTCATCACCGGTCAGCGCCGCGAAGGGATTTTTGCCGGCATCATGACCCTGACGCGTAAAGCATCGCAGGCAGGCGCAGTGATGCTGGTGGGAATACTCATGCAGCTTTCCGGATTTGTGTCCGGGCAGTCCACGCAGGTGCCTGGCGTAAGCCACACTATTTTGATGATCCTGAGCCTCGGCACCGTAGGCGTATTGCTAATTGGCTTTCTGATTTCTCTTAAATTTCGCCTGAACCTTAAAACGCACAGCGTGCTGCAGGAGGAGACGCTGAAAATGCGCGAGGCGGGTCGCCTGACGCCGGAGGCCATCACGCCAGAAGCGCGTCAGACGGTAGAGATGCTGGCCGGTATGCCTTACGAGAAATTATGGGGTAATAACTCGATCGGCTACCTTAATCAGCGCAAAGCGTTACAACGTCAGAGCATGTCCCCGCTGTAG
- the cytR gene encoding DNA-binding transcriptional regulator CytR → MKTSKTVASATMKDVALKANVSTATVSRALMNPEKVSQSTRNRVEQAAIDVGYYPQALGRNTRRNESRTLLVIVPDICDPFFSEIIRGIEVTAAGEGYLVLIGDCAHQNQQEKTFIDLIITKQIDGMLLLGSKLPFDASIEEQRNLPPMVMANEFAPELELPTVHIDNLTAAFDAVNYLHNLGHQRIGCIAGPEEMPLCHYRLQGYVQALRRSGITVDPHYIARGNFTYEAGAQALEQLLALPKPPTAVFCHSDIMALGALSWAKRQGLRIPQDLSIIGFDNISLSEFCDPPLTTVSQPRFEIGREAMLLLLDQLHGQNVSSGSRLLDCELIIRGSTGNILS, encoded by the coding sequence GTGAAGACCAGTAAAACAGTTGCTTCGGCAACGATGAAGGATGTAGCGCTGAAAGCAAACGTCTCAACGGCAACCGTGTCGCGGGCGTTGATGAACCCGGAGAAAGTATCTCAGTCTACCCGCAATCGGGTTGAGCAAGCCGCGATTGATGTGGGCTATTATCCTCAGGCGCTCGGGCGAAACACCCGCCGTAATGAATCACGTACTCTTTTGGTGATTGTGCCGGATATTTGCGATCCCTTTTTCAGCGAGATTATTCGCGGTATTGAAGTGACGGCTGCCGGAGAGGGTTATCTGGTACTGATTGGCGACTGCGCGCATCAGAATCAGCAGGAAAAAACCTTTATCGATTTAATTATTACCAAGCAGATTGACGGTATGTTACTGCTCGGTTCAAAGCTACCGTTTGATGCCAGTATCGAAGAGCAACGAAATCTGCCGCCAATGGTCATGGCTAACGAATTCGCGCCGGAGCTGGAACTGCCCACGGTGCATATCGACAACCTGACCGCCGCCTTTGACGCCGTAAACTATCTGCATAACCTGGGGCATCAGCGTATCGGGTGTATTGCCGGGCCGGAAGAAATGCCGCTGTGTCATTATCGGTTACAGGGCTACGTTCAGGCCCTGCGCCGTAGCGGCATTACCGTCGATCCGCATTATATTGCGCGAGGTAATTTCACCTATGAAGCGGGTGCTCAGGCGCTGGAGCAACTTTTGGCGCTACCGAAGCCACCGACGGCTGTTTTCTGCCATAGTGATATAATGGCTCTGGGTGCCCTGTCCTGGGCAAAGCGTCAGGGGTTACGTATTCCGCAGGATTTGTCGATCATCGGCTTCGATAACATTTCGCTATCTGAGTTCTGCGATCCTCCGCTGACCACCGTTTCACAACCGCGCTTTGAGATTGGACGGGAAGCAATGCTGTTATTGCTCGATCAATTGCACGGACAAAATGTCAGTAGCGGTTCGCGCTTACTGGATTGTGAACTTATTATACGTGGCAGCACGGGAAATATATTGTCTTAA